The DNA sequence ttaattttctattgttttctttCTCCAGTCAATATGGTTGATAATAACAATGGCATTTGTATTCTTGCCGGTGTATTTATCCAGTGCAGTATTCACCATGCCAGAATACCTGGGCAGACGATTTGAGAGTAATCGTATACGCAGCTATTTCTCGGTACTCAGTCTCTTGTTTCTTATGATAATGACTATTCCAGTAAGTATATTGATATCTGAGAAGTTTAGATTTCTGATGCTTTCTGCTTTATGCTTGTCCAACTCGTTCAAAGTTACTCTTCTGTGACATGATTTGAAATAGTTAGATGTGCGTAAGCCGCAAAGTGTAAGAAATCACAACCTCTCagtcagcggcgtagctgggattttttccaggggggagcaagcctgtatggggcggggcccaaatccaccaaatttccctacacttgggggggggggcggggcccaaatagacaatttttgcaaggcctattgataataatcgtatatggtattgcatatcatatggattccccatctctctgcccctcctctccctctctctcctctcttttttcctcactctccttcttttttccttgcattagggggcaggggcccaaataggcaattgtCCCCCAGCATCGGGGGATACTGGAGAAAATAGACTATAACAGTGCCCTATCTGCTTTGTCAAAGGCCCAATCAGCGAATTCTTGAGCCAGAACACCTTATGTAGTTCAATAAAATTCAAACAGCATATGTGCTATTGAGGTGGGCCAATATTAAAGTAAAGATAGAATAAAAGTATGTATTGTCACCATCAGGAATTGAACCATGGACCTCATGCATAAAAGGGGAGTACATGTACCCTAACCATTGAGAAAGAGAGAGGGGGGAATTGAAGGGAAATGAATAACTAAAAGTGTCCATTAAATGTTATTTTGAATTGTTGGTCAAAGATATtatagggagagagagagagatatggAGGGCTAGATTGTTGGATGGCCATTAGATCTTttaagattaaaattaaaattaaatgatGACCATACATTGTCTGGTGCATGACATAGTGATGCAAAGTTATCAAGAAATGAACATTGGGGTTGAGTAGGTGAATTGTATTGGGCATAGACTATCAATTTGCCATTAATGTTCTGCAATTCCATGTGTTTTGTTAACAGTAAACCTTCCAAAATTATATCTAAGatataaaaatgttgtaaaatcgtACCTCTCACATATAGACtaatccaatgagccaagtcatggtcaggatttggtcggccattataggGTCCCCGGCActcccgcatgcaccaaacaggtgttgtgagtgcccaattgggtggattaaatccgcttaaaattcgatgttagattcttttgttgtaaactgtcatcatacTTTTGTCTACatataacacaggtgatagaatgcagtttaaaatacccttcaaggccgcatcatttcacattttaggtgagatagctgggtccccgtcacggctatggctgccattgtaggaatgcgtgaaattggattcgtctatatgtaaTAGATTACCATCTGTCACTATGTGataacaattttgcataaaatctcaacatccgtcactaccAGATTTTACCAGAGTGTTATTATCCTTCAGTATGTGATACACCTGACGACATGTCTGAATCAGATTACAATGAATTACAGCATCCCTTCTCACCTTGATACATTACATTCTTTTCTGCTACCATTTTCAGGTTGATTTGTTCTCAGGGGCTGTGTTTTTGCAAACTCTACTGAAATGGAATCTTATTCCTGCCGTTTTATTACTTCTTGCCATCACAAGCATATATACAATAGCAGGTAAAacccatgtgtgtgtgtgtgtgtgtgagcgAGTCTTCAAGATGTACACTTTATTTAAATTTGCAGTAGAGGACGCATTTTAAGCGTGGATGGTTTAATTATAATGGATATTTTCcttcaaaattaacaaatttttagATGATGAAAGAAAGTGAATGGACTAAGAACAGCTCCAGTTATGAAAATTGTTGATTTCTCCTAGAAATTGATTCGTTTTCAGGTGGGTAATAATCTaccagtgtttgcactcaaatgttgagacaaataaagctgacacatagGAGGAATAGTATTGCTTCAAtcaaggagatcccaaggcttgttataaggggtgtcatttccaccccatgtgcatgatttttctcgggagaGGAAAACGCCCagaacatttgttttgatatattattggccttaactcaagaaactTAAGAGCTATATGGAAATAGACATGgggttattggattccttgactcgTTTCCTATAAGATCCTTGTACAAatgtatatattaatattaagggtggtcttaaccctggaattatggaaattttTGGACctaataactgctaaattgttggtctaaagaatataaaagtatacatttttagaatgccaaaaacttgatgaattcatctgtaaggtcaaattttggcccAAATACTCATTTAtggagaaaaacaaaaatatttcttgGCCTAAAATCTCTTTTTATTAAATtataaaactagataaaaatatctaggaacagtttcttaatttatttatttttatttcaaccaactttgagaaatttgcaccaaaaatggtcaaaaaatgctcaatttaaaaaaaaatcataaaaacagCCTGATTTTCgaccaaatttcaaaaattctaaatatgtatacttttatatactttagaccaacaatttagcagtcatgaggcctgaaagtttccataattccagggttaagaccacccttaagaagTATACTGTAGTTTTTTAGTTGatggctaaaactgaaaaaatatggTACCTGCCATCATACTAATGCTAAATGTACTAAATGTAACCATGAGTGAAATTAAACTGAGATCTAAGCATCTTTGATTAGCTTCTTGCatcattgatatttttggtttCAGGTGGTTTGGCAGCTGTTGTTTATACAGAAACGTTGCAAACTGCTATTATTGTTGGAGGAGGAGTGGTAGTAACCATATTAGGTAAGCAATGAATATGTATGAGGGGAAttgtaaccatatttggtcaaCAATGAATATGTATGAAGAAGAATTGTAACTGCATAGGGTAAGCAAtggttttaaaagggcatttcgtgatccacagcctcatccccccacttttctcaaaaaaagctgagatttttatatcactggaaacctctggctacatattgtttatatacaaaatatttcttgcagattaattcgtttagcaaagatatcgtgaaatttgaatttcgttctggtgcaccagaacgaaattacaacgtattgtctatggagcagtgtaatgcacataatcatgcataactcgcataagcataaaatcggaatcaactgaaattttgggaataggttttttcgtggatatctaatgaaaaatgacataaatagaggatgctaggatcacgaaatactcctttaattatacAATAATACTAAACAAATCAAAAAACCATTTTAATACATCTAGAAAAAAGGCCTTGTAAGTAGAGAAATTTAGAAGTGTATAAATACAATCTTCATCCTTCCACAATATTTTACTTTGAATTTTTTGTAGGGTTCCAAGAAATTGGAGGCTACGATCAACTTGGTGAGAAGTTTTTGAATGCCATCAGCAACGACAGCTTGATGTCTAATAATAGTTGTGGGATACCACCCAGCGATTCCCTGCATCTTTACCGAGGAGTGCATGATGACCTGCCGACACTAGGCATGTGTACTGGTTTAGCGGTAATGGGACTGCATTATTGGGCTGCAAATCAGGTGAGTAGGTGtcaaagaattttagatttttgcaCTTCTTGTGATTAATTTCATAACCACAAATTTAAAACcagcaaaattgtttttacccaTAGGCTTTCTTGTGTAACTGtttgtaattgggctattccatttaaaatccacactacccctgtggaaggttttggaaatatcttccacaggggggtatgaatttcaagtggaatgagcacattaggcagctccatttgaaactcaccctccctctgtggaagattcaagttgaatctttctcagagggggtatgacattcaaatggagctgcttaatgtggtcattccatttgaaattcatactccccatgtggcacATATGTGAacgtacacggcgaatgagccggaaattcctcccctggtcaattttgttttattttgtgtttagaaaatatacgtcataagctttaaaatggtatattattttacttcaaacaatatccagaagcggggttatggtttgtttaactttgctccttcaacaaaatggtagctttttttgtTTCTATAattatgtgtctctttttccacattgctggcaataaatatcaaacagtcataattggcggtcatttcaaatcatccccaagtcaacaaggttcaaaaagttctctcattgttaattgttggttataacatacctatacaaaatacaatgcctggtaacctaccacttgaataggatttagacaaagcaaacaaagaccagagctattaataATTCTGTAGCTATCTAAGCTtaatatcctcttcaacaataggagtattgattggtgtttgacaatcaaaatgagatagatgtcgcgccagctggAGGTACCGATGAATCGACCTTCAtacatattttacactgtaactcagaatacaatttagggaatttacggctcatttgtgctgtacggtcacatatttcgaAAATCCTCCACATTACAAATATAAGAACAATTGAAATCACaaggaaaatatcacattttattgGTATTACATatagccttgattcaaggcttctgccttttccttcttctttcttcctttttttaaaatcactTTCAGACAGGGAAGTTAGAGTAGACTTTTGATTGTTGAAGTTGAACATAAAACCCCATTGACTATAAATACTGTGgtttatataataggcctataatattgctTGTAGATCAATACGGTGTGAagattgtcattcatccaggtagaaaacaataataatatttgaactacaatctaggcaactgaATTTGACTGGGAAATTTTCATGTTCGATCGcgtcatcagccctactgatcttctggcggtaaaagttcattgatTTGTGAAGCGGAAGTTgttgtatcacaggtcaccttcAAGTAGTTAAAGCCTGAAGACTTGGAGGAAGTCTAGTATAACACTGAATCAggctaaaaaaatgtttaatgcacgtcaaattgtaaacaaaatgcgCCCtctggcaaaaaaaatgtttggtctCTGTGCGAAACAGCAGCTAGTCGGATGGACATGATTGGTTAGTTATATCAAATCTTTATTAACAGTTTACGTACATTTTTCCTTCAATGTAGCTAACAGTACAACGGGCTCTAGCTGCAAAAAATCTAGCCCATGGACAAGGTGGATTAGCTCTCACTACTTGGCTGAAATTGACTCCTATGTTTCTTATGGTCATGCCTGGGATGATCAGCAGAATTCTTAATCCAGGTAAATagaattgataaataaatgaataggGGCCTACAACGCTTTATAGCGCTTGACTTACATCCACTGAGTGGATTTTAAAAGTGCTGTTGTGAAGAACAATAGGGAGTTTTCAATTTCCACAACGGATGGTTCTACGACGGTAAAACACTAAACGTTGTTGTCGTCGTTGATTTCATAATGCGTTGTCATCCTCATTCCACAACATGCAAAAAGTCTGATAACCGTCGTGCCGTGGCAACGACGACAACGTTTGCCGTTTAACCGTCGCAAAACCATCCGTCATGGAAATCCAAAACTCCCTAATAGTGCAGTGATAACACAACATTGTGAACCCGACAAGAATATGGGAAGATTAATACTACACTAAGctagacatgatcacattttgaacatgtgagggcgggcttcattaagcttacttgtgatccaagatcctgtcttaactgtgtaatccaataggaaaatgaagaaaatttggattttgaccctcaaaactccaatgtagcatgatttaaaaaaaatctgcatctgaataatatttgatactatcaagtaatgaaagccacatttcatgaaacatttgcgaaagttttgtaaaatggcccttcgtgctcaaaaatttagccataaaatacatacacacatgttatgacataggaagccattgataatgctgggacacacaatttggcccattttgggacattcaggcgagcatacttttcctcataacattgccaattataggcctacatacatgattgacccctcatttttaagttaaatgattctctttttaatgaaagcaattttagatgaatttattaaatttcaaaattttatgaacatgcctaactaagccaaaaaagaaacttataacttttcacaaggtcatatcttaaaatcctgtctatcaaaattaaccaaaattacacacaggattgccttaatactctactctaaacacatgtcactaactatgcagttgtccaactgacacaacagcaaaatgcactgacatgcaacaccttcctggaccacattcacagcgcaacagatatctttggctgggttccaattattcgcctgcgaatgtgatcccggaagctgttccgtgtcagtgcattttactgttgtgtcagttggacaactgcttggttactgacatgtgtttagagtaaagtattgaagtaatcctgtgtgtaatttttgttcatgtacaggcgaataattggaacccagccaaagaaatctgttgcactgtgaatgtggtccaggaaggtgttgcatgtcagtgcattttgctgttgtgtcagttggacaactgcttggatactaacatgtgttaagagtagcctattgaagtaatcctgtgtgtaattttggttcatttttatggacaggattttaagtaGTGACctagtgaaaaattataagtttctttttgaggcctgTTTATTACAGTTTGCACTTTTCAATGAAATAAATTAACAATAATTATGCTCTATTTGACTCCTTATCCAGATGCAATCGGTTGTTCTAACCCAGCAACATGTATGGAGGTTTGTCAGAATCCAAATGGTTGTACAAACATAGCATACCCACTCCTCGTAGTAACAGTTCTGCCTGCAggtatgtatcttattttgtcCAATGTGATGCAATTGTAGATGGAAAGGGGAACATAATACAATTATTGACTGCTATGAGAGGGATGGTCAAAATTATAGGCCCACAGTGAATTCAAAATCATGACTattagtcatggttttgagatcacagcaggcctataatgttaaccatgccgtgaataaaaagcagtcaatatttgttttatataccaaatcttgtCATCtatttggttaaaagcatcaatTTAGGGAAgtgaaattaatagtttcaatgcgaacggcacaggttacaatctgcgatttccgtGTGATTATAATAGCACGCAAAAACAGtccgtgcgtaatatcatttaacGCTGAGAACAAAGCACACGCATCTATACCCGGGGAATAGCTACTTTTGACTTTtggcttttaaccaatcagatggcgggaatctttatgaggtatataatactgGCTACCAGttacaaagtgttttacctgcAGGGCATAGGCAGCGGAAGCAGGGGGATGGGGGAAACCACCAACTAAATTTTTCCATGGAAGGGACGTCCCCCCTGAAAATCctgagaagaaaaaaataaaccaataattgccctgtgtatCTTCCTATTTAGGctccaaaacaccatgttttggacaaaaatagggtaaaattgcaaatttatgtgTGCTTTGCACACACTGGCACATCAAATACTCAAATTTATTTGCATTTTGGGTtacaatagtctgaaattgaaaatccCCCCCCCCTTAATTTGAATGCTTTCACTGTAttaaggtttttttaattttaacagTTAATGAAATACATGCTGTATATAGCTGAGATATAATTGTGAGCATTGTGTGTCTTTTCTAGGTTTAAAAGGACTTCTAGTAGCTGTAATGTTGTCGGCATTGATGAGTTCACTAGCCTCATCATTCAACAGCGCTAGTACGATGTTTACTCTTGACCTCTGGGTCAAAATTCGCAAGATTCCTATGGACTGGAGGATGAATAAATTGACGGCAGAACAGAAAAGGAGAAATGAATTTGAAATCATGCTTGTTGGAAGGTAAGTGGGCTgattaattttgaaattaaatacTAGAAGAAAAAAGgcacagtgatttataatgcACAGGCACAACGTTGATccgcaagcctcagcacactttagagGTTGTTGCTGACTACTAAGGCCCATGTCATTTCATAAACCATATAACAACTCGGGgattttgcagcttcaagagtgcacaccctagacattccacaattgaccttcgcaacTGGGATTAGCTCCCATGTAGGTTCCTTGtgccagggaatttcaagctagcacaatttttcacgagagcgtactaaaacACGGCCGGGATTCAAATCAAACCCACACCCTCGTGCACAATAGACGAAcaccttattgattgagctaacttgactgcctaCTTGACTGGAAATTGTAACACACTTTTATGCAAGATTAATAAATATATACAATGGTGAAATAACTTGTGAAGTACAAAGTGTgacttcacggttgtttgatggcatgtaaactgtagtcatttttaagaaaaggtgaccaatgatggcgctatttttcTTAATGTATAATGGCATTAGAACGGCAGAAAAAAGACAAACAAgtaaaggaaattttcaaaaaatgtaaggAGTAAGTCATATCATTTGGCTAAATTAAAGTTGAAATGTatttaaatagcgccctcaatttgcacacaaatgtgcagTTTAGAATTTTAAAAAGCAGAAAaacatgaataatttgatatagaaacaaagatttatgtttaaaatagcTATAAAATATATTATGTGTATATTAATGTAATAACTGTTgttattgtccaggtctagaattgaacaatATACAATGTTTTgtcataaaaattaataaatgatcacatcaaacaactgtgacctgctaccacgaaaagaGGGTAAAGtctcaagttggtagttttgaatcATCTTGGCCGATAAAAATCAGGAAATCTTTTGAAATtcaattaccgtattggtccgagtatagtcccacccgttttttatgtgaaaatttttcacaattggggggtgggattatactcgaatttcaaaaaaaagacctagatgctaggatcattcatggttgacctaaaaaaaaaaaaaaaaaaaaaaaatttaaaaatattttgtatttttaatatgaaaactgataatttgtattcatgtcatactctattaatgatttcaaaatgcattgaatttgaatgcattttgaaatcgttaatagagtatgacatgataacaaagtatcaattttcatattaaaaatacaaaatatcttaattctaggtccagggacactccaaaaccgaaaaaaataaacttaaatttttttttttttttttttttttttttttacaatttctgaaatttttcgaaaaatgggggtgggattatactcgaatgtgggactatactcggacgaatacggtaattgtttttaatatagtTCCATGTTTTCTTATCTCTATCCCAATCAAGACTAGTGATGGTATTCTTGATGGTTTTCGGTTCACTGTGGACACCAATCATACAATCAGGGGGCAATAATGGACAGATATTTACCTACATGATTTCTATTGGAGGTTCTCTGGCTGGACCATTGATTGCCAGTTTTTTACTTGGTTTATTTTGGCATAGGACATCAGAAGCGGTAGgtgatatttgattttttttttttttttgatttgttcggattttgacaaccctggataacccaagaaagcctctattgaagcttatttccattggggtccatttgaacaccgggacggattaggaacagtcaggggttaacaccctactctttttcgaaactggctcgaaatacatgtacaggtatggctctctgtacacgggaccgacgctTAACGCCCCCTCCGAAgggcggagtactttcatgattgatttacccaattctaaatgaaccatggggagaacgGGAGTCTGagtttaatctacagaagttgccaattaatttcagacttttttcctAGTCCCAGCAAATCGCccccgccgggaattgaacccgggacctcatgcactaaagtaccctaaccattgcgccacaatttattttatgtttttcaaaatgtatctCATTGTGAGATATTTTTTATACATGATTGATTGCTCCTTTGTTGATAATGCATAACAGTTGCTCATCTGAAAGTTTAGGTTGTGGTGTTATGGAGACTTTTGGGCCTCATTCCTGCTAAGTTGTTGGTCCAAAGCATATACAAGTATGTACACACAAATGGCTGTTTTGTGAGAAAATGAATATTTCGttgggtgcattacatagtgacggagctacactttacggtaaaatccatagtgacggatgttgaggtCTAAAAAAattgcgcaagacatagtgacggataactttggcaatctattacatATTCAGGGTTGTCACTAGTCACTATGCGGGACGGGGCCGTCCGgcactcaaaaaaataaaattatgtttttttgtacatttcggaagtggatgatgatagttcatcataaaaagagcaaaataaTTTTTTAGGGGGAtggtaccctcaaagcctattccccgttcactaaaaagatagtgcgaggCACAAGAGCTTCACTCGCTACGCttcgccttcaatattttaaccagtaATCTTTTGGTCCCGGTGACAACCCTGTACA is a window from the Amphiura filiformis chromosome 12, Afil_fr2py, whole genome shotgun sequence genome containing:
- the LOC140165922 gene encoding sodium/mannose cotransporter SLC5A10-like — translated: MVELGRLSQTDLAVIGCYLIVILLVGLAAMLRKNRAGAEGYFLAGKTVPWYQVGASVFASNIGSHHFVGLAGTGAASGYAVVMFEWLSIWLIITMAFVFLPVYLSSAVFTMPEYLGRRFESNRIRSYFSVLSLLFLMIMTIPVDLFSGAVFLQTLLKWNLIPAVLLLLAITSIYTIAGGLAAVVYTETLQTAIIVGGGVVVTILGFQEIGGYDQLGEKFLNAISNDSLMSNNSCGIPPSDSLHLYRGVHDDLPTLGMCTGLAVMGLHYWAANQLTVQRALAAKNLAHGQGGLALTTWLKLTPMFLMVMPGMISRILNPDAIGCSNPATCMEVCQNPNGCTNIAYPLLVVTVLPAGLKGLLVAVMLSALMSSLASSFNSASTMFTLDLWVKIRKIPMDWRMNKLTAEQKRRNEFEIMLVGRLVMVFLMVFGSLWTPIIQSGGNNGQIFTYMISIGGSLAGPLIASFLLGLFWHRTSEAGVFWSLMLGLCLSLFRIILEIFFANPRCGDPDTRPPFIQAVMFHYLYYAAINFVITITVACLISYCTKPIPESCLHRLTFWTRYSKEPRQTLRNSETFQTDISEISPAVVPNVEPANTTAENVQSSQKTPLVQDQKEDDNDDDASPSAMSHANGRKQENMEDGFLLDNDSEEEINDTEQLIPTSDLKPSSTKHRFKLYEGSEENLNFKKPEKHVKLKRFLYWFLGVSTFDGKPVAMETQEEREQEMQKKLEMSSCSKAFIMFNWGLVIAVHLFLYMLYW